GATCGGAAGAGAATCCCTGCGGATTGGAGGAAGAAAGTGGGTGCGATCAGGGTCAAAATTTCGAAAGAGTTCTCATCTTTGCCTAAAGACATCGATCCTTACTTTCAAACCCTAGATCCTGATGGTAAGTAACTCTTGtctgtattaaaaaaaaacgaacctttgttaaaaaaaatattgtcttTATCAGTTTTGCTAGCTATCACTTAAAACTAAAAGTTACAGTCTTTGCATAACCATTTGTCTTGGTTTTGTGATCCTTCAGTGATTGGTTACGTGGAGGCGAAAAAGATATATGAGATTCTCCTCAAGACTACTCCGGAAAGCCGGAACATCTTTGGTCGACTTTCCGGTGCTTCTGTAAGTAAAAACTCCCAACTTTTCTTTGTTTAAGTAGACTCTACATGAACAGTTTTGTGTGTTTCCCCCTTTCTAGGGAGTCTGGGAAGCGATTGTTCGTGCGTTTGAAAAAGATCACATTTATCTCGGAGAGGCAGCTCAGATCATTATTCAGAATGTCAATTACGAAATGTAATAACTTGTTTTTCTTCTAACATTAAATGTCTCTCTTCTGatgcttttttctttcttcttcgccAACAATATTCGAAGACCTTATCTGAAAAAGCAAGTGCAAAAGGTTCAGCAACAGATGGCCGAACTTGATCGTAAAGAAGCTGATATCAAAAGAAGCGTTGCACTCTCAGCTACCAACTACGAGGAAGCTTGCCGAGAGCTTGGATTGCAGGTTTTTTGTTGTAAACTTTTGCTTGGCTTGAGATCCATAGAGTTTTTTCGAAGCatcacataatatttttaatttttgaaggGTAACAATGTGAGGCGTGAACTTTTGGAGACTGCAAATTCACTTCCTAGTACCTTTGCAAAGATTTTGGAAGTCATCAACAGTGACTCAGTATCAGGGGCAATGGAGTACTACTCTGCCTATGTTAAAGATGTTCATACTGAGAAAGATGTaagacctctctctctctctctctctaagctCTTTTGTCTTTTTGAGATTGAACTAACCGGTTTCTGATATGTTTGCAGAAGCCTGCGAGGGTTGTCCTAGAAAATTTGAAAGACATTCGGGAAAATCCTCCATCGTTAAGTGTTTTAGGGGCGTTTGAAGCTCTTGATGCTGATAATATTCAGTCATCTGAGAATGCAAATGGTGCAGACGTGGCTGCAGACAGCATTGATTGGGATATTACACTTGATACTGCCGAGATAGATTGGGATGTTAGTATGGTAGAAGAAGTGGATAGTGGAAATGATTTAGGTTCATATGAAATTGTCGATGCTAGTGATATTCCCGAGAATTCTCCATTTAAGGTTGAAGGAGGCCCTGAGGTTGATGTTTCTGAGATTTCCTGGGATGTAAGTGTTGAAACACCTCAGGTTGAAGAAATTGCTGATTCGGCCTTGCTAGAATCAGGCCAGGAGAATCAGATACAGTCCGCAACTCAAGTCTTTGGGAGTGGACAAGAGAGGAGCCAGCTGTTGGAGACGGAATATAGGAACAAGATTCTTGATGATTTGTATGAGGTACTCTTTATCCATACTGACTATTTAGTGCTCAGCTTAATCCTGGGGATGTGCGTCTAGACACGTGATGTGGTttctctttgtttcaggtaaaGGCATTTTTGAACCAGCGTTTGATAGAACTAAGAAACGAAGATACTTTGTCCCTGCAACACCATGTGCAAGCAGTTGCCCCCTTGGTTCTTCAGCAGTATTCTCCTGAAATCATTGAGCCAATGGTGGTTGATATCTCCATGGCCATTTCATTGCTAACAAACAAGAAAACTCGGGATCTGGTCATGATTCTCAACTCCAAAAGGTGCTTCAAGGCTAAATCATTTCCGACATTGGATAGGAGCGAGTTCCATATCTTCTGATATATGTATAATTGTGGTACAGATTCCTAGATAGGCTTGTTTCGGAGCTGGAGGAGAAGAAGCACCGTGAAGTGAAGTTAAAAGAGAGCTTGAAAGATGTGGGTAGGAAACGCATGGAGCTTCAGAATTCTCTCTCTTCTATATGGCCAAAACAGGTGAGCTCATGTTGGTCTCTATCAGATAGCTGTTATAGGTTTTACTTGTGTGTTTGGCGGAAATGTGAATTAGGATTTAAGACTAAACTAAAGTGTGAGATTTGCTATAGATCTATCAGAAAATGGAGCTAACAGATTCTGTTCACTGATTACAGGAAGCTGCCCTTGTGAAAACAAGAGCACTGAAAGATCTATGTGAGACAAGTCTCTCTTCCATCTTTGACGGCAGACCTGTGAATATAAGAGGAGAGATCAATACTCTATTGAACGCTGGGGTTTCTGCTTAGTTTAATCATTTGTATTGGCTAGAAAACTTTAGTTTCAGACCCCTTTTCTACATGGATTTTTCTTGTTTCAAACTCTTTATTTTCTATGCTATACTAAGAAACTTCCTTTTGACAATGACTAGTTTATTGTTATCATATAATATTCCCAGAACAAATTCTTTTGATAGTAACGAGTATGTGTATGAAGAGGAAATACACAAAAAGATCAATTGGAAACGTGGCTGAAGGTAGGTGAGGAGAGGAAACGTGTGCGTGTTGAACAGAAAGATTTGCTAAAAGGATCAACCTCCGTCTTGTCTGCTACGCTGCTTGATTCCTTGTTCTGTTTCTCTATCAGTGCAGTGAGTGCTTCCACTATTTCTGAAACCGCTGGTCTAAACTCCTTCTCTGCCTGCTTATGGAACGAATGGTTTTAGTTATTGTATTTGTAATGAAG
The sequence above is drawn from the Raphanus sativus cultivar WK10039 chromosome 7, ASM80110v3, whole genome shotgun sequence genome and encodes:
- the LOC108817596 gene encoding CDK5RAP3-like protein, which gives rise to MQSQDDVRNLPIDITFSRLGEWLVDRKRIPADWRKKVGAIRVKISKEFSSLPKDIDPYFQTLDPDVIGYVEAKKIYEILLKTTPESRNIFGRLSGASGVWEAIVRAFEKDHIYLGEAAQIIIQNVNYEIPYLKKQVQKVQQQMAELDRKEADIKRSVALSATNYEEACRELGLQGNNVRRELLETANSLPSTFAKILEVINSDSVSGAMEYYSAYVKDVHTEKDKPARVVLENLKDIRENPPSLSVLGAFEALDADNIQSSENANGADVAADSIDWDITLDTAEIDWDVSMVEEVDSGNDLGSYEIVDASDIPENSPFKVEGGPEVDVSEISWDVSVETPQVEEIADSALLESGQENQIQSATQVFGSGQERSQLLETEYRNKILDDLYEVKAFLNQRLIELRNEDTLSLQHHVQAVAPLVLQQYSPEIIEPMVVDISMAISLLTNKKTRDLVMILNSKRFLDRLVSELEEKKHREVKLKESLKDVGRKRMELQNSLSSIWPKQEAALVKTRALKDLCETSLSSIFDGRPVNIRGEINTLLNAGVSA